From Enoplosus armatus isolate fEnoArm2 chromosome 23, fEnoArm2.hap1, whole genome shotgun sequence:
ACGCCATCTTGCCCTCCCTCAGCCTGGACATCACTGACCTGCTGGACAACAGTAAGGACAATTTTCAAGCACAATCTACATTTTAGCAGGGTTTCAGCTTGTTTCTGGTTTGGTTTTGTGTACTTTAAAGTCTAGTTTTAGTTGAATCCAGATCTGATTTAGTTGTATATCTATCACATGtatgttttagtttatttaagATTTACTGATGTGCACGTAATATCTAGCTACATTCACTTCGCTTTGTGTTCCACTGTACCCGGTGTAACGTGtagtttttgtctctgttcGTCCTTCCAGCTCTGAGACAGTGCAGTATCTGTCAGGCTGTAGCTGAGTGGGAGTGTCTCCAGTGTTATGAAGACCCAGACATCACTCCCGGTCGTCTCAAACAGTACTGCCAGACCTGCAACACACAGGTAGCCACTTCTTACTTTGGACAGTGattacatgtttaaatgaatatgatatgataatgaTAAACAAGCATACACCTAATGTAAAGTACTCTGACCCTCATTGTCTCTTCTGTATCTACGTCTGCTTTACATCTGTCCATCTTTTCCATCGATCATCAGGTCCACTGTCACAGGAAGCGGTCGTCCCACCTCCCTTTGAAGGTTGCCATCCCGGGGGGGCCGTGGGCCGGCCCCCTGCACTGCGCCCGCCAGCGAATGTCTCTCTTTGCCGTGACGTGCATCGAGACCAGCCATTACGTGAGCTTCGTGAAGCACGGGCCCCTCCCCACCGACTGGCTGTTTTTTGACAGCATGGCAGACCGGGAAGGTGAGAGATTACAAGGATCAAAACAcgttattaaatgtattattacaaCATACTAAAGCGCTCCCACATCTCCCTGTGCTCTCACCCAGGCGGTGAGAACGGCTTCAACATCCCCCAGGTGAAGGCGTGTCCCGAGGTGGGCCGCTACCTCAGCctgtcagaggaggagctgagcagGGTTGACCCCACCTCCTTATGGGAGCCCGCCCGCCGCCTGCTCTGTGACTCCTACATGTGTCTGTATCACAGCCCTGAGCTCAGCCTATACAAATGACGTGTACGTGAAGACGCTGTACAGTTGATACAAACATATACTGTCCTCAGGTTCTCAgtcttatctaactctcagatCAAAAACAAGCACGAAAGTATGAAATCTGCATGTATGTTGTCCCGATAATAACAAAAAATTGCAGTACAGAGATGTTGAAGATGTGTTTGAGGAACTACATCTACAGAACAGCAGTATGACCCACATCGTCTAATGCGCCTAATGAAGAAACAGCCTGGAGTTTAGTGGTGGTTTAAGAGCTTTGTACACTCATGAACTCAGTGGTAAATTAGTTCACCTGAGTTTACGTATGCCTTAATAAAGctcacacactgtacacaaccACTGTGCCTGTAACGTGTAACACATGTACACTTTACAATTGAATTTGCACTGCTTCATTTAcatgtcagtatgtgtgtgtgtgtatatatacatatataatatcatTGCCTTGAACTGAATGTAAAGACTGCACACAGATGTTTAAACTTTTGTTGTTTAATATAATACAGCTGCACACAATAAATGCTTTGATATTCTTCccgtttgtatttgtgtgttattttctctttttttattgaaatctagaattaaataataaattcaTTTTAAGTATAGTTACAttaggagaaagaaaatgtgtgaaatgtacCCATTAAGTGTGATATTAATGTGATagtctttctccctttctttcacaataaactttattaaaacagaTATAGCAAGCAACAAACAAGACACCTTGTGTATGCAAGTTATAAATACGATAGGGGGACCAACATAGTAAAGGAAAAAATAagattaatttcatttaatttacatAGATAATCAGCTCGGAAAAGTTTGGCTTCCTGTTTgtaacaaatacatatataaatagaaataacaaataaatcaaatagaACATAGAAAACTACACGTCTTGCTGAAACAGTTGATGGATTGCCttgtttttagtctttatttatgtttttgtgtttgtttataaagTGAATGGATTTGAGGGGAATTGATGTAGTTCTCCTGAAGTGGCACTAGAGGGCGGCCGTGACGGCAGCGTGACTACGTCATCATTAAGGGCCTCGTAACCAGCGGGCGACGCGACGAAGGGTCGACTTGTTTCTCGGCGCAGCAAGCTAATTTTCGCTCATTTCATCCAAAAATAACGATAAAGAAACCCGGTAGCAGTCGTTTGGATGTTCCTATAAGGTAAGATGAATGTTAAATGTCGGCTTGTTGGCTTTATTTAGATATAACGTTATGTTTGAACTGCTTAAAAacagtatatatatctatggaGAACAGCGACGTCAAGTgacagtaacatcctgctttgCGTCGTGTTGGGTCGTGTAAATGATCAGGTTTTCTGTTTGAATTGTTCTGGCATTGTTTTTACTTGTACGGGAGAAACTGTTCGATGTCGGTCGTTGCTGCAATCAAAGCGTCGTTTTTAGTAATCAATAACCATTGTCTTCAACAGCCTCCCTCTGGGTCTTCATGGCGTTTAACGGGGCGAGATTCGCACAGATAGCGTTAAAGAAGGGGAAACTGTTAAACATGGCTGAAAACATTTTACTACATTATCAGATCATATTTATTGGAAGACATACACGAATATTATCTCGTGAAGTCGATACAAATTAGGTTATAATGGATGaaattgtttggtttttgtgtCCTGTTATATTTTGATGGTTGATTGGCTGTTTATACTCAGAGACTACTACATGGACGCTGTTAGAGAGCTGAACAAAAAGGAAAGGActgatttctgttgtttttatctctgtAGGTACTTTCTGTCTCTGAGGTCCAGCAGTGCAGCCGGTTGCCATGGCGTCTCCAGggggacaaggaggaggagctctGTCGACGAGAGGAGGCAGCGGGGCCAGGAGGATGAAGTGGGCTCTGGAGCTGAGCTTGGGTAACACCAGGTAAACCGAAACAGAGAACATGGAAACACTTGAAACAATCCATCATATagtagaaaatgaaaatctgttAAGCTGGAAATTTAAAGAGCCACTTGAAGCTGTGGgagaccccccccacccctagGTCTGGTGGTCTAAGTGCATACCACCACTCATAACATCCACATTTCACAGGCAGCTCTCCTCCATATTTTAAAAGGGCGAAGCATATGGAAGAGTCATCATTGATCATGGGGAATAAACTAAACTTTTTGTGTTgcctctgtgctgcaggagtCGTGGTGACCGGCAGGGCGGTCAGGGAGACGTCGTTTATCCCATCGGCTACTCTGAGAAGCCCGTCCCCGACACCAGCATCCAGGAGACAGACAAGAACCTGGTGGAGAAGGTAAGCAGGGAGGAGAACTTTCTTGTTTTTCGAAACGTATCTTTTTGTGAGAGAAGATAAAATGTTGgacagaaatatatacattaatGGAGTATGTACCTTTGTCGTACAGCGCTGCTGGGACGTGGCTCTCGGGCCCCTAAAGCAGATCCCCATGAACCTGTTCATCATGTACATGTCAGGCAACACTATCTCCATCTTCCCCATCATGATGGTCTGCATGATGGCCTGGAGGCCCATACAGGCACTCATGTCCATGTCTGCCAGTGAGTATATTCACATTGTTTATAAGTGGAAAGTGAGTTAGTCATTATTTTTAACACCTAATCTTGCTAAAACTGTACTTGGAAATCCTAATCTGTATTTcaccctgtgttttttttcccttgtctGGATCACAGACTGTGTCAAAAGTGTCAAATGTTATCCGCGTCAAAGTTTTCTGGcctttcattcattccttttgTCCTCTTGCATCTCAGCCTTCAAGCTGCTGGAGAGCTCCAGTCAGCAGTGGCTTCAGGGCCTCGTCTACCTGGTTGGTAACCTCCTGGGCTCGGCGTTGGCCATCTACAAGTGTCAGTCGATGGGACTGCTCCCGACACACTCGTCTGATTGGCTTGCTTTCATAGAACCGCCTAAGGTAAACATAGAAGATTTAGTTTTTTACTAAACGGCTCTAAAAATGGCATTTGTGGTCTCCTTTGCTACCAgttgatctttttttaaagagttGCAgactgtctgattgtctgactgtCTCACTTCACTGCTGGGCCCTAAAAGCAACTTTGTTGGTTCTTTAATTTTGATCTGGTTCctcaaaatgaattaaacttTGGTTCTGACTCATCTCTGGTCTCTGATCCTCATAAATCCTGGCAATATCTCATGTGCTGTTAGCTCCCTTTTaggccagcagagggcagaatACGCCCATTTTGTAATTACATCTGTACGTCATACTGTCAAACTGTGGGCAAACTATAGAAAGTAGACACAGGACTCTTCTGCAGCACTAAAAAAAACGACCAAACAAAAACTCATttaaccttttttgttttcttctcaacAGAGGATGGAGATCATGGGTGGAGGGATGGTGTTGTGAAGAGGACAGAGTGTGCACATACCAGATTCAAATATTTACAGAGGTTATATACTATACATTCTCCCCCTGCGCTACACAGCCTGGCTGCTGCAGTTACTACAGGCAAGACGTTTGTTAAATCAGCAGCAGGATGTGCGGCGCAggtttctacacacacacacacattttgtttgccttttttgaCAGAAACATTAACGTTACATTActtctgcctgctgctctgcttcatgattattttaataaagatttaaaaGCCAGCAGATCATCATGTTGACTATTGCTGAactactgtatttttctttctgataCAATAGGAGGTTATTTAAGAGGTTATTTTACACAATACAGAATTATAGCCCGGAGGACGGAGGCGACATCATTAAAACAGAACTTTATCTATCTATAACTCAACTAAAAATGGAGGTAACAGTCTGTAAAGGATTTTTAATTTTATCAGGAAAGGAGTCTTATGAGGTTGTATTACAGTAGAGTagagttttcttcttctttccactCTTcgtttcctttttgtttctcagtttgtagtgaaacactttattttttcaaCATGATTTCAGCATGCTAGCCAGCAACATTTACGAACCTAATCTAATTTATAGGTCTGTTTAATTTATACTGATTTGCTTTATGAAAATGTTCTATGAAAAAAATCCTTATTGgctcaattaaaatgtttgcaaCTGTGTCAATAAATGCATTTGATGAAAAAAGATTGAATCTTGCTCTGGGAATTTTGATTTGTGATTGTTTCTTCTACAGAGAAGCTTGTCATAAATCTCAAATGTCAACTTGTGTATGTAAGAAAATCATGTAACACTCAGAAAAGTCTGACAGAGGCCTGTTTCTTGTGTGCTTTTGTTATATTTGTTATGTTAATAGTCACAGGcagcttgtttttgttaaaactggGCGTGGAGAAGTGGAACCCAAATAACTTGTCGAAACTGAAT
This genomic window contains:
- the emc4 gene encoding ER membrane protein complex subunit 4; the protein is MASPGGQGGGALSTRGGSGARRMKWALELSLGNTRSRGDRQGGQGDVVYPIGYSEKPVPDTSIQETDKNLVEKRCWDVALGPLKQIPMNLFIMYMSGNTISIFPIMMVCMMAWRPIQALMSMSATFKLLESSSQQWLQGLVYLVGNLLGSALAIYKCQSMGLLPTHSSDWLAFIEPPKRMEIMGGGMVL